A stretch of Brassica rapa cultivar Chiifu-401-42 chromosome A08, CAAS_Brap_v3.01, whole genome shotgun sequence DNA encodes these proteins:
- the LOC103835652 gene encoding uncharacterized protein LOC103835652 isoform X2, protein MCSSGPGSPLVAKDDELPENPIGKEEESTEESIDELNSTEENDSGDEAASAVNPLSSDAAQILPLLQNLLLNNDIQRERLTGLFQLYAPAADTNANVNTEAQQTEWEAALSSQLQFLEQSVQMLEEELENQKKLNAQLEEQIKRLTTTSSDPERQD, encoded by the exons ATGTGTTCATCAGGACCGGGATCGCCTCTGGTTGCGAAAGATGACGAGCTTCCTGAGAATCCAATCGGTAAAGAAGAAGAGTCAACCGAAGAGTCAATCGATGAACTCAACTCAACCGAAGAAAACGACTCG GGCGATGAAGCTGCTAGTGCTGTGAATCCTTTGTCCAGCGATGCTGCTCAGATACTCCCATTGCTACAGAATCTCCTACTCAACAATGACATCCAGAGG GAGAGGTTAACCGGATTGTTTCAACTCTATGCTCCAGCTGCTG ACACAAACGCAAACGTGAATACCGAAGCCCAGCAG ACGGAATGGGAGGCAGCTCTATCTTCTCAGCTTCAGTTCTTGGAGCAGAG TGTGCAGATGCTTGAAGAGGAGCTTGAGAATCAGAAGAAACTAAACGCTCAG CTAGAAGAACAGATCAAGCGCTTGACGACGACGAGCAGTGATCCAGAAAGGCAGGATTGA
- the LOC103835652 gene encoding uncharacterized protein LOC103835652 isoform X1: MCSSGPGSPLVAKDDELPENPIGKEEESTEESIDELNSTEENDSGDEAASAVNPLSSDAAQILPLLQNLLLNNDIQRERLTGLFQLYAPAADTNANVNTEAQQTEWEAALSSQLQFLEQRYVQMLEEELENQKKLNAQLEEQIKRLTTTSSDPERQD; encoded by the exons ATGTGTTCATCAGGACCGGGATCGCCTCTGGTTGCGAAAGATGACGAGCTTCCTGAGAATCCAATCGGTAAAGAAGAAGAGTCAACCGAAGAGTCAATCGATGAACTCAACTCAACCGAAGAAAACGACTCG GGCGATGAAGCTGCTAGTGCTGTGAATCCTTTGTCCAGCGATGCTGCTCAGATACTCCCATTGCTACAGAATCTCCTACTCAACAATGACATCCAGAGG GAGAGGTTAACCGGATTGTTTCAACTCTATGCTCCAGCTGCTG ACACAAACGCAAACGTGAATACCGAAGCCCAGCAG ACGGAATGGGAGGCAGCTCTATCTTCTCAGCTTCAGTTCTTGGAGCAGAGGTA TGTGCAGATGCTTGAAGAGGAGCTTGAGAATCAGAAGAAACTAAACGCTCAG CTAGAAGAACAGATCAAGCGCTTGACGACGACGAGCAGTGATCCAGAAAGGCAGGATTGA
- the LOC103835651 gene encoding uncharacterized protein LOC103835651, whose amino-acid sequence MCSSGTGSPENPIGEEEESLELNSTEEIDSGDEAANPMTSDAAQILPLLQNLLLNNDIQRERLTGLFQLFAPAAEDTNANVNTEDEQTAREAALSSQVHFLEQRVQMLEEELENQKKLNAQLEEQIKRLTTTSSDPERQD is encoded by the exons ATGTGTTCATCAGGAACGGGATCGCCTGAGAATCCAAtcggtgaagaagaagagtcaCTTGAACTCAACTCGACTGAAGAAATCGACTCG GGCGATGAAGCTGCGAATCCTATGACTAGCGATGCAGCTCAGATCCTCCCATTGCTACAGAATCTCCTGCTCAACAATGACATCCAGAGG GAGAGGTTAACCGGATTGTTTCAACTCTTTGCTCCAGCTGCTG AAGACACAAACGCAAACGTGAATACCGAAGACGAGCAG ACAGCAAGGGAGGCAGCTCTATCTTCTCAGGTTCATTTCTTGGAGCAGAG GGTGCAGATGCTTGAAGAGGAGCTTGAGAATCAGAAGAAACTAAACGCTCAG CTAGAAGAACAGATCAAGCGCTTGACGACGACGAGCAGTGATCCAGAAAGGCAGGATTGA